The Flammeovirga pectinis genomic interval ATGATCTTCGATAATAACAAAGTTGGTATGTATATCATTACTTAATTGATATACCTCAATGAGTTCATTTTTTATACTATCTCTTATTTTATTTCTAAACTTAGTTATCTCGAACTTCTCTTTTTGTTGCTGTTCAATAATATCGATATCAGGAATAGTGTATTCAGAAAAAGAATCCCAGTATTTTTCGAAGTTAACATCGATAGCATTTTGAGAGAAGCCAAAAAATGGAAGGATAGTAAAAGTTAATAGGGTAATAATATTTTTCATGATTGGTAATAGTTAGGATTTACTCTACACTTTCATAAACTCAAATAATGAGCTTAAGTTCAAGAAAATATTTTTTTCAATGTAATAAATAGCACCTTAAAAGATTTTTCTATCATATCAGTATTATTCTTTTTTTCACAAAAAAAAGCCTTTACACACTAAATGCGTAAAGGCTAATTGATATGTTACAATTTAATATTGCTTACAAGTGAATACACTCGTCATATGCTAAAGCTGCAGCCTCCATTACCGCTTCAGATAATGTTGGGTGAGGGTGAACAGCAGTAATAATTTCATGTCCAGTTACTTCTAACTTACGGCCAACAACTGCTTCAGCAATCATTTCTGTAACGTTAGAGCCAATCATGTGACATCCTAACCATTCGCCATATTTTGCATCAAAGATTACTTTTACAAAACCTTCTTTATGACCAGCAGCACTTGCTTTACCAGATGCAGTGAATGGGAATTTACCAACTTTAATTTCGTAACCAGCTTCTTTAGCTTGTTCTTCAGTGTAACCTACAGAAGCAATCTCTGGCGATGCATAAGTACAACCAGGGATGTTATTGTAGTTCATTGGTTCAGGAGACATGCCTGATATTTTTTCAACACAAATAATACCTTCGTGAGATGCAACGTGTGCTAAAGCAGGACCTTTAACAATATCACCAATTGCAAAAACAGAAGGAATATTAGTTTGGTAGTAATCATTGATTAGTACTTTTCCTTTGTCGTGTGCAACACCAACTTCTTCAAGACCAATGCCTTCTAAGTTAGTTTCTACACCTACAGCAGAAAGAACAACATCACATTCAATTACTGTTTCTTTTCCTTTTTTATTGTCAGTAATTTTAACAACACAACCTTCACCTTCTGTTTCCACAGTTTGAACAGCCGCATTTGTCATTACTTTAATACCTTGTTTTTTGAAGTTACGCTCAAGTTCTTTAGAAACGTCAGCATCTTCGTTAGGTACGATACGAGGTAAATATTCAACTACAGTTACTTCTGTACCAATAGAGTTATAGAAGTAAGCGAATTCAACACCAATTGCTCCAGAACCCATTACAACCATTTTCTTAGGTTGGTTTTCAAGAGTCATTGCCTGACGGTAGCCAATTACTTTTTTACCATCAATTTTGATATGAGGAAGCTCTTTTGCTCTACCACCAGTTGCTAAAATGATCTTATCAGCATCATAAACAGTAGCTTTACCTTCAGCATCAGTTACTTCAACTTGCTTAGGACCTACTAATTTACCAAAGCCTAAAAGTTTCTCAATCTTATTCTTTTTGATTAAGAACTCAACACCTTTACTCATTCCTGCAGCTACACCACGGCTTCTTTGAACCATTGCAGAAAAATCTGCTTCTGCGCCTTCTACGTTAATACCAAAGTCTTTTGCATGGTTAATGTATTGAAATACTTGACCACTTTTTAAAAGCGCTTTTGTTGGGATACATCCCCAGTTAAGACAGATACCACCGATTTCAGCTTTTTCTACAACCGCTACTTTCATTCCTAGTTGAGAAGCACGGATTGCTGCCACGTAACCACCTGGGCCACTACCGATGACAATCAGATCAAATTTTGTTGCTGACATAATTGATTTACTATTAATATAATTTTTCGTTTTCTGTTTCGTGTGGCAATTTCGTAAAAATTCCCATGCAAAAATACACCTTAGTGAACAAAATAAAAATGATGAACCAAATCACTTTAATATTCCGTACTTTTGTATAAAGAAATAAGTTTATTATTTAAATAATTTTGAAGATGAAAAGAGCACCATTTTTCAAGCTTCTCCAGTATCGAACATTTAATTTTACCACTAGACATTACGATGCTGATAAAGAAGAAAGAGAGGCAAGAATAAAAGCACTTAGAGAGAAATACATAGACCAAGATAGTATAGATAAAAGTGCAGAAGGTTTAGAAAGAAGTATCTCATTTTCCAAAGAAAGAGCAAGAAGAACAGAACGTAAACCAATACTAATTAGGGCAGCAATATTGGTTGGTATTTTTGCATTACTTTATATGTTTTTTAAATAGCAATTATTTGAAAATCAATTGTTAGTAATTGTTGAGTCTGTTGTTAACAGTCTTTCTATTATTAATGAGTGGAATCTTTTTTTAAATACTATATATTTGCACCACTTGATTGATGAGCATGTGCTGTCAGTCTTTTATTACTTCATACTTCAGAGTTTATAATTCATGTATATAGCAATAGCCGGAAACATAGGATGTGGAAAAACCACTTTAACCCAGTTGCTTTCAGA includes:
- the lpdA gene encoding dihydrolipoyl dehydrogenase, which produces MSATKFDLIVIGSGPGGYVAAIRASQLGMKVAVVEKAEIGGICLNWGCIPTKALLKSGQVFQYINHAKDFGINVEGAEADFSAMVQRSRGVAAGMSKGVEFLIKKNKIEKLLGFGKLVGPKQVEVTDAEGKATVYDADKIILATGGRAKELPHIKIDGKKVIGYRQAMTLENQPKKMVVMGSGAIGVEFAYFYNSIGTEVTVVEYLPRIVPNEDADVSKELERNFKKQGIKVMTNAAVQTVETEGEGCVVKITDNKKGKETVIECDVVLSAVGVETNLEGIGLEEVGVAHDKGKVLINDYYQTNIPSVFAIGDIVKGPALAHVASHEGIICVEKISGMSPEPMNYNNIPGCTYASPEIASVGYTEEQAKEAGYEIKVGKFPFTASGKASAAGHKEGFVKVIFDAKYGEWLGCHMIGSNVTEMIAEAVVGRKLEVTGHEIITAVHPHPTLSEAVMEAAALAYDECIHL